From Pseudanabaena galeata CCNP1313, a single genomic window includes:
- a CDS encoding double zinc ribbon domain-containing protein, whose protein sequence is MNILQGDKSPNSGETLAAYVKRIRISLGLNQRELAAISSIHLQSLGKIERGLTAKLSSHSKTGLASALQVPVEYLEAVSRGTSIEPVSMLKFCPSCWTPGNPADPMWMDVRAKFCFLCGGKLGDRCTHCQQTISSLKHHFCPFCGSPYKSKLISQSSSG, encoded by the coding sequence GTGAATATTTTACAGGGTGATAAATCGCCTAACTCTGGTGAAACCTTGGCTGCCTATGTCAAACGTATCCGAATTTCCCTCGGTTTGAATCAGAGGGAGTTGGCGGCGATTTCGTCGATTCATTTGCAGAGTTTGGGCAAGATTGAACGGGGACTGACGGCTAAGCTGAGTTCTCATAGTAAAACTGGTTTGGCTTCGGCTTTGCAAGTTCCCGTGGAATATTTAGAGGCTGTTTCTCGTGGTACTTCCATTGAGCCTGTTTCTATGCTTAAGTTCTGTCCATCTTGCTGGACTCCTGGCAATCCTGCTGATCCTATGTGGATGGATGTCAGGGCTAAGTTTTGCTTTCTCTGTGGGGGGAAACTTGGCGATCGCTGTACTCATTGCCAGCAAACTATTTCTTCGCTCAAGCATCACTTCTGTCCTTTTTGTGGTTCTCCCTATAAGTCTAAACTGATTTCTCAAAGCTCGTCTGGGTAA
- a CDS encoding tyrosine-type recombinase/integrase — protein MTITLATVTTEFLERTGLAQSTVQSYELSLMPLLKEYGSYPIELLSRATLTKYLEGLTDLAYTTHHRHQAILQALFNFAVERGYLKANPIVRLHRRKPNPEKGEHHADGVIRYLSPEQIVSLYQVVERDGRMKALVCLLHRTGARIAEILSLQLAEINLKERKFQVIGKGNKTRWCFYSEDAATGLEKYLKYYRHKESPALFTTQQPVTEKVTPLSYQTAHRDWTKLTKNDPKLQGIRMHDLRHTFATERVGLMGIEELRALMGHTNINTTLRYQKVTSERAEITAHKALNQLLQNSENSQT, from the coding sequence TTGACTATCACACTAGCTACAGTTACCACTGAATTCCTAGAGCGTACAGGACTAGCCCAAAGCACCGTGCAATCCTACGAACTAAGCCTAATGCCACTACTCAAAGAATATGGCAGTTATCCCATTGAATTATTGAGTCGAGCAACCCTAACAAAATACCTAGAAGGCTTAACAGATCTCGCCTATACGACCCATCACCGTCACCAAGCCATCCTCCAAGCCCTATTCAACTTTGCCGTAGAGCGCGGTTATCTAAAAGCCAACCCCATCGTCCGACTGCATCGGCGCAAACCAAACCCAGAGAAAGGAGAACATCATGCCGATGGAGTAATTCGATACCTATCGCCCGAACAGATCGTCAGTCTCTACCAAGTCGTAGAACGCGACGGTCGCATGAAAGCATTGGTCTGCTTGCTGCATCGCACAGGAGCGAGGATCGCGGAAATCCTGAGCTTGCAATTAGCAGAAATCAACCTCAAAGAACGTAAATTTCAAGTGATCGGCAAAGGCAATAAAACCCGATGGTGTTTCTACAGCGAAGATGCGGCAACCGGATTAGAAAAATATCTAAAATACTATCGACACAAGGAATCACCAGCCTTATTCACCACCCAACAGCCTGTGACGGAGAAAGTTACCCCCTTGAGTTATCAGACAGCCCATCGTGACTGGACAAAATTAACTAAGAATGACCCAAAACTCCAAGGTATCAGAATGCACGACCTCCGTCACACCTTTGCCACCGAGAGAGTTGGCTTAATGGGTATCGAAGAATTACGCGCCTTAATGGGACATACAAATATCAACACCACCTTACGCTATCAAAAAGTTACTTCTGAACGAGCAGAGATAACTGCTCACAAAGCTTTAAATCAACTGCTCCAAAACTCAGAAAACAGCCAAACTTAA
- a CDS encoding AAA family ATPase, with protein sequence MTYSFQQATKENIKLRMALYGPPGCGKTYTALQLASILGKKIGLIDTEYGSSRKYANLFDFKSLELTKFGPSQYYNAIESAEESGFDYLIIDSLSHAWYAELDAVGSDVRNWAKVRPIERQLWDKIISSSCHIIATMRSKIEYDFNTAEVGGKQKITSVRKIGTAPIQKEGSEYELDICGLLDDQNTLTISKSRCPEISNGIFPKPGKKFAELIQTWLSDNTPANKNGFIPIVNIPVNPVPQVQPELVTVASSNVAQIASTNGHVATAVETKPTIANTQPSSSKPDNPAKAAFKALLAITQQHISKVIETSIDLYGADESGTKPKFNSENMTAEQIKTVCEALMREWLGLKGYTAELAQNLIDISTSRHPGQYAAIAKDIANQLEF encoded by the coding sequence ATGACCTACTCATTTCAGCAAGCAACCAAAGAAAACATCAAACTCCGCATGGCGCTGTACGGGCCACCAGGCTGTGGCAAAACCTACACTGCCCTACAACTAGCATCGATATTGGGCAAAAAGATTGGACTTATCGACACCGAATATGGCTCCAGTCGTAAATATGCCAACCTGTTTGACTTCAAATCACTAGAACTAACCAAATTTGGTCCCAGCCAGTATTACAACGCCATTGAAAGCGCCGAAGAATCAGGATTTGATTACCTCATCATCGACTCCCTATCCCATGCATGGTATGCCGAACTAGACGCAGTGGGCAGTGACGTGAGGAACTGGGCAAAAGTCCGTCCCATCGAACGCCAACTATGGGACAAAATTATCAGCTCAAGCTGTCACATCATTGCCACAATGAGATCGAAGATCGAGTATGACTTTAACACGGCTGAAGTTGGTGGCAAGCAGAAAATCACCAGTGTCCGCAAGATTGGCACAGCACCAATTCAAAAGGAAGGCAGCGAATATGAACTGGACATCTGTGGCTTACTAGATGACCAGAATACACTGACAATCTCCAAAAGCCGATGTCCCGAAATCAGTAACGGCATTTTCCCAAAACCAGGAAAGAAATTTGCCGAACTGATTCAGACATGGCTCAGTGATAACACTCCAGCCAACAAAAATGGCTTTATTCCCATCGTCAATATACCTGTAAATCCAGTTCCACAGGTACAGCCCGAACTAGTCACAGTTGCCAGCAGTAATGTCGCCCAGATAGCCAGTACCAATGGTCATGTAGCCACAGCCGTTGAAACAAAGCCAACTATTGCCAACACTCAACCCAGTAGCAGCAAACCCGATAACCCAGCCAAAGCCGCCTTCAAAGCATTATTGGCAATCACTCAGCAACACATCAGCAAAGTGATTGAGACCAGCATTGACCTGTATGGAGCCGATGAAAGTGGCACAAAGCCCAAATTCAACAGTGAAAATATGACAGCCGAGCAAATCAAAACCGTGTGTGAAGCATTGATGCGGGAATGGCTAGGGCTTAAAGGATATACCGCCGAACTAGCCCAGAACCTGATCGACATCTCGACATCGCGGCACCCAGGACAATATGCAGCGATCGCCAAAGACATCGCCAACCAACTGGAATTCTAG
- a CDS encoding Tn3 family transposase: MTAIERTAYPRFKSQATVKELAELYTPSASEINLAKGHVKSKRGLLRFLVMLKSFQRLGYFPLSSDVPPTVISHIRACLNLSANICAIPPERSRYYYAEAIRAYLRVSPFDRKAQTAIATVIATSAEIMEYPADLINVAVEELVKARYELPAFSTIDRLVGHIRAVVNNRLFQRIAKAMSPNQQAFVDELVSNSTPESELTFSLLRAAPKSDRLSHIQALQTKFDQILTFGDARQLLLKIAPAKVKSFAAQAKALAMTDLREMNLAKRRALLVCLLYRVQVKTRDHLVEMFLKRVQKMHQCAKDKLVELREQNLTKTESMLAVLTEILQTSTGETDTASLGGRVQSVLETHGGAAALLAQCEEITAYNTDNYLPLIWRFYSRYRSVLFPLVRGLEIQSASQDLSLTAALTLVLAHENRRSKWLSAEDLDLSFMSDRWRRLVVVESDGISQLVRQQFEVCVFTYLAAELKSGDACVVGSENYADFREQLLSWDECQPKLADYCQQTGMALTAAKFVEQLQSCLTQTAIAVDQICKDGTQVTISADAVPVLKRITAEPPPSGAIELESAILQRLPERSVLDILCNVEHWLNWVRHFGHVSGSESKIENPSERYILTVFGYGCNLGPNQTARHTRGQVSSRMLAYVNRQHISIPQLEAAMRDLINAYNRLELPKCWGTGKRAAADGSKFQLYENNLMSEYHIRYGGYGGIAYHHVSDTYIALFTHFINCGVWEAVYILDGLLKNTSDIQPDTLHADTQGQSTTVFGLSYLLGIKLMPRIRNWQDCKFFRPSLDSVYEYIDPLFKDVVDWSLIRTHWQDLMRVVLSIQSGKLLPSTLLRKLGSYSRKNRLYQAFRELGRVVRTVFLLEYISDRGLRREITACTNVVEGYNHFLDWIFFGKEGVITENDPEEQEKRLKYLDLVANAVILHNAVDLSLVIQQLKAEGFKFDRSMLVTLSPYLTRHLKRYGDFVIDLQSIPFPLEGAILIPLDSV; encoded by the coding sequence ATGACTGCTATTGAACGCACGGCTTATCCTCGATTCAAATCTCAAGCAACCGTGAAAGAACTTGCTGAACTATATACTCCGTCAGCATCTGAGATAAATCTAGCGAAGGGTCATGTCAAAAGTAAGCGGGGGTTACTGCGATTTTTAGTCATGCTCAAGTCATTTCAACGATTGGGATATTTCCCACTGTCATCCGATGTACCGCCCACAGTGATCAGTCATATTCGGGCTTGCTTAAACCTCAGTGCTAATATCTGTGCTATCCCGCCCGAACGTTCTCGTTACTACTATGCTGAGGCGATTCGGGCTTATTTGAGAGTTAGTCCTTTCGACCGCAAGGCGCAAACGGCGATCGCTACTGTCATTGCTACATCGGCGGAGATCATGGAATATCCTGCTGATTTAATCAATGTTGCGGTTGAAGAGTTGGTGAAAGCGCGTTATGAATTACCTGCTTTTAGTACGATTGATCGTTTGGTCGGTCATATCCGTGCTGTTGTGAATAACCGCTTGTTTCAGCGTATTGCTAAGGCGATGAGTCCAAATCAACAAGCCTTTGTGGATGAATTGGTCTCTAATTCAACGCCAGAATCGGAATTAACTTTCAGCTTATTGAGAGCAGCACCGAAAAGTGATCGCCTCTCTCATATTCAGGCTTTACAAACTAAGTTTGACCAAATACTTACTTTTGGTGATGCAAGGCAGTTGCTGCTGAAAATTGCCCCTGCCAAGGTCAAATCTTTTGCAGCACAAGCAAAAGCCTTGGCAATGACAGATCTCCGAGAGATGAATCTAGCGAAACGTCGCGCTCTGTTGGTATGCCTGCTCTATCGTGTGCAAGTTAAAACCCGTGACCATTTAGTAGAGATGTTTCTCAAGCGCGTGCAGAAAATGCATCAATGTGCCAAAGATAAATTGGTGGAGTTACGAGAACAGAATTTGACCAAAACTGAATCGATGTTGGCAGTGCTAACCGAGATTTTACAGACATCAACTGGGGAGACTGATACGGCGAGTTTGGGTGGACGGGTGCAATCTGTTTTGGAAACCCATGGGGGAGCTGCCGCTTTATTAGCACAGTGCGAGGAGATTACGGCTTACAATACCGATAATTATTTGCCTTTAATATGGCGGTTTTATAGTCGCTATCGTTCGGTTTTGTTTCCCTTGGTGCGTGGGTTAGAAATCCAGTCTGCTAGCCAAGATCTTTCCTTGACGGCAGCTTTGACTCTGGTTTTGGCTCATGAAAACCGTCGCTCTAAATGGTTGTCTGCGGAAGATCTCGATTTAAGCTTTATGAGCGATCGCTGGCGACGATTAGTGGTGGTTGAATCTGATGGTATTTCACAGTTAGTCCGTCAGCAATTCGAGGTCTGTGTCTTTACCTATTTGGCAGCCGAGTTGAAAAGTGGTGATGCTTGTGTGGTGGGTTCGGAAAACTATGCTGACTTCCGCGAACAGTTATTGTCTTGGGATGAGTGTCAGCCAAAATTGGCTGATTACTGCCAACAAACAGGTATGGCGCTTACGGCGGCTAAATTTGTTGAACAGCTTCAATCTTGTTTGACTCAAACTGCGATTGCTGTAGACCAAATCTGTAAGGATGGTACACAAGTGACGATTAGTGCTGATGCTGTACCTGTACTCAAAAGGATTACGGCGGAGCCGCCTCCATCGGGTGCGATAGAGTTGGAGTCGGCAATTTTACAACGGCTCCCTGAACGTAGTGTTTTGGATATTCTCTGTAATGTGGAACATTGGCTCAATTGGGTGCGCCACTTTGGTCATGTTTCTGGTTCTGAGTCAAAGATTGAGAATCCGTCTGAACGTTATATCTTAACGGTGTTTGGCTATGGTTGTAATCTTGGTCCTAATCAAACTGCTCGTCATACTCGCGGACAGGTCAGTTCAAGGATGCTGGCTTATGTGAATCGTCAACATATTTCGATTCCTCAACTTGAGGCGGCGATGCGAGATTTGATTAATGCTTATAATCGCTTGGAGTTACCGAAGTGTTGGGGAACTGGCAAACGGGCGGCGGCTGATGGTAGTAAGTTTCAGCTTTATGAGAATAATTTAATGTCTGAGTATCACATTCGTTATGGTGGCTATGGGGGGATTGCTTACCATCATGTATCTGATACTTATATTGCTCTGTTTACCCATTTCATCAATTGTGGTGTTTGGGAAGCAGTTTATATTCTTGATGGTTTACTCAAGAATACTTCCGATATCCAACCTGATACTTTGCACGCTGATACCCAAGGACAGTCTACTACTGTGTTTGGCTTGTCTTATCTGTTGGGAATTAAACTCATGCCTCGGATTCGTAACTGGCAGGACTGTAAGTTCTTTCGTCCCAGTCTGGACTCTGTTTATGAGTATATTGACCCATTGTTTAAAGATGTGGTTGATTGGTCGTTAATTCGTACTCACTGGCAGGATTTGATGCGGGTTGTTTTATCAATTCAATCAGGTAAGTTGTTGCCTTCGACGCTGTTACGAAAGCTTGGTAGTTACAGTCGCAAAAATCGTCTCTATCAGGCTTTCAGGGAATTAGGACGGGTTGTTCGTACAGTATTTCTACTGGAATATATTTCTGACCGTGGTTTGCGCCGCGAGATTACGGCTTGTACAAATGTGGTGGAGGGCTACAATCATTTCCTTGATTGGATATTTTTTG
- a CDS encoding vWA domain-containing protein, which produces MERSLLQRELISREPLARGPIIICLDSSGSMAGKEEIWSKAIALALLSIAVSQKRHCRILHFTGKIERIDDFAGEIPDTNRVIDCIEKFYNGGSTCFTAALTGALASIQQHEQTKKADVVLITDGLDTPSSSFIEQWQADRKKYEFSCYGILIAGGNIGSYESTISNLCDRYVQIEDLTDDGEVSDCLYSI; this is translated from the coding sequence ATCGAGCGATCGCTATTACAACGAGAACTAATAAGCCGCGAACCCCTTGCCAGAGGACCAATTATTATTTGTCTAGATTCAAGTGGATCAATGGCAGGGAAAGAAGAAATCTGGAGCAAAGCGATCGCCCTAGCCCTATTGAGTATCGCCGTAAGTCAAAAGCGCCATTGCCGCATCTTGCACTTTACAGGCAAGATAGAGCGAATCGACGACTTTGCAGGGGAAATCCCCGACACCAATCGCGTAATTGACTGCATCGAAAAGTTCTACAACGGCGGAAGCACTTGTTTTACAGCCGCCCTCACGGGAGCATTAGCATCGATCCAACAACACGAACAAACCAAGAAAGCCGACGTGGTATTAATCACCGACGGACTAGACACCCCATCATCTAGTTTCATAGAGCAGTGGCAAGCCGACAGGAAGAAGTATGAATTTAGTTGCTACGGCATCTTGATTGCTGGTGGCAATATAGGCAGCTATGAAAGCACGATTAGCAACCTATGCGATCGCTATGTGCAGATAGAAGATCTCACAGACGACGGCGAAGTATCTGACTGTTTATACAGCATCTAA